From Nicotiana tabacum cultivar K326 chromosome 22, ASM71507v2, whole genome shotgun sequence, one genomic window encodes:
- the LOC142176529 gene encoding uncharacterized protein LOC142176529 isoform X2, whose protein sequence is MFLNICSTSIVEWWKQYGHSTPELQKFAIKVLSLTCSSSGSKRNWSVFEHIHTKKRNKLTLKRLNDLVFIKYNRTLRHRYDARNVIDPISLDNIDDANEWLTGVPEDHADEEVFEETSDFTWGDVAEARGIGERIYGLRGSTSTSSSRRKGKKATTLSLVDEEEEVEEEEVDEQYNNDSGIQEFDNLVEE, encoded by the exons ATGTTTTTGAATATTTGTTCTACTTCTATAGTTGAATGGTGGAAGCAATATGGCCATTCCACTCCAGAATTACAAAAGTTTGCCATCAAGGTTCTAAGTCTAACATGTAGCTCATCCGGGAGTAAAAGGAATTGGAGCGTGTTTGAACAT ATTCATACCAAAAAGAGGAACAAACTAACCTTGAAGCGTCTCAATGATCTAGTCTTCATTAAGTACAATAGAACATTGAGGCATCGTTACGACGCTCGCAATGTAATTGATCCAATTAGTTTGGACAACATCGATGATGCTAATGAATGGCTAACTGGAGTCCCGGAAGATCATGCAGATGAAGAAGTATTTGAGGAAACTTCTGACTTCACTTGGGGTGATGTTGCGGAGGCGCGTGGAATTGGGGAGAGGATTTATGGTTTGAGGGGGAGTACATCAACTTCAAGTTCACGGAGGAAGGGAAAAAAAGCAACTACTTTGTCCCtagttgatgaagaagaagaagttgaagaagaagaagttgacgAGCAATATAATAACGATAGTGGAATACAAGAATTTgacaatcttgtagaagaatag
- the LOC142176529 gene encoding uncharacterized protein LOC142176529 isoform X1, with protein MDKWTARNGKMIINILVNSPEGSLFLESVDASDSSTDSIKMYSLFKSTIDSIGAENVVQVVTDNAYENVKAGDLMSVGYPHIYWTLCAAHCINLIFSDIYKERPFSSVFNQVIRVHSYIVQRPLLLNMMKRFTKQRSLVKPAKTRFATAFLTLHRMYEQKSNLKKLFVSNEYTNSAYGRKARGKESADIILSASFWNDVVHALKIGGPLVKVLRLVDGEQRPPMGYLYEAIDRVKEAIQDSLVIKENTKESLRS; from the coding sequence ATGGATAAGTGGACGGCAagaaatggaaaaatgatcatcaATATCTTGGTCAATTCTCCTGAGGGAAGCTTGTTTCTTGAGTCCGTTGATGCAAGCGACTCTTCCACTGATTCAATCAAAATGTACTCCTTGTTCAAGAGTACAATAGACTCAATTGGAGCAGAAAATGTTGTTCAAGTTGTCACGGACAACGCCTATGAAAATGTTAAAGCTGGTGATTTGATGTCGGTAGGGTACCCCCATATTTATTGGACTCTATGTGCAGCACATTGCATTAATTTGATCTTCAGTGACATTTACAAGGAAAGACCCTTCAGTTCAGTCTTTAATCAGGTAATTAGAGTGCATTCCTATATTGTTCAAAGGCCTTTGTTGTTGAATATGATGAAGAGATTCACTAAACAAAGAAGCTTGGTGAAACCTGCAAAGACAAGATTTGCTACCGCTTTCTTGACTTTGCATAGGATGTATGAGCAAAAAAGCAATTTGAAGAAGTTGTTTGTTTCAAATGAGTATACTAACAGTGCCTATGGAAGGAAAGCTCGAGGGAAAGAATCTGCAGATATTATACTTTCTGCTTCATTCTGGAACGATgtggttcatgcattgaagattggtGGTCCTTTAGTTAAAGTGCTTCGTTTGGTGGATGGGGAGCAAAGGCCACCAATGGGCTACCTTTACGAAGCAATCGATAGGGTAAAGGAGGCTATTCAAGACTCTTTAGTGatcaaagaaaatacaaaagagtCTTTGAGATCATAG